In one window of Demequina sp. NBRC 110054 DNA:
- a CDS encoding ABC transporter substrate-binding protein, which produces MSLTPRTRKAGIAAGAAVFALTLAACSGGGDSDPSSSDSASDDAMSDEPITLTISTFNDFGYTQELLDEYTELHPNVTIEANVAATSNDARTNYFAKLGAGGLADVEAIEVDWMPEVMEYADLLADLTSADVDGRWLDWKTEAATDSEGRLVAYGTDIGPEAVCYNATLFEEAGLPTDPAEVAALLEGDWDTYFSVGQDYVDATGGAWFDSAGAIYQGVINQVAAAYEDPDTGELIAADNAEVADAFTMVTDASAGLSAHLSQWSDDWYAALANEDFATMLCPGWMLGVIQGAAPDSTGWNVADVFPGGGGNWGGSYLTVPADGENVDAAIEFAAWLTAPEQQLKALANAGTFPSQNSALEDETALNDAFASGDSPTKAEFFNTDSLGTIFSNRANAITVSPFKGSSYFDVNDIIQNALTRTEDGSQDPTTSWDQALSEIAALG; this is translated from the coding sequence GTGAGCCTCACACCACGCACCAGGAAGGCGGGGATCGCTGCGGGTGCAGCCGTCTTCGCCCTGACCCTCGCCGCCTGCTCCGGCGGTGGCGACTCCGACCCGTCGTCCTCGGACTCGGCATCAGATGACGCGATGAGCGACGAGCCCATCACGCTGACGATCTCGACGTTCAACGACTTCGGCTACACGCAGGAGCTTCTCGACGAGTACACCGAGCTGCACCCGAACGTGACGATCGAGGCGAACGTCGCCGCGACCTCCAACGACGCGCGCACCAACTACTTCGCCAAGCTGGGCGCCGGCGGCCTCGCCGACGTCGAGGCGATCGAGGTGGACTGGATGCCCGAGGTCATGGAGTACGCGGACCTGCTGGCGGACCTCACCTCCGCGGACGTCGACGGCCGCTGGCTCGACTGGAAGACCGAGGCCGCCACCGACTCCGAGGGTCGCCTGGTCGCCTACGGCACCGACATCGGCCCCGAGGCCGTCTGCTACAACGCCACTCTCTTCGAGGAGGCCGGCCTCCCGACCGACCCGGCCGAGGTCGCCGCGCTGCTCGAGGGTGACTGGGACACCTACTTCTCTGTCGGCCAGGACTACGTGGACGCCACCGGCGGTGCGTGGTTCGACTCGGCGGGCGCCATCTACCAGGGCGTGATCAACCAGGTCGCGGCCGCGTACGAGGACCCCGACACCGGTGAGCTCATCGCTGCCGACAACGCCGAGGTCGCCGACGCCTTCACGATGGTGACCGACGCCTCTGCAGGCCTCTCGGCCCACCTCTCGCAGTGGTCGGACGACTGGTACGCGGCCCTCGCCAACGAGGACTTCGCGACGATGCTGTGCCCGGGCTGGATGCTCGGCGTCATCCAGGGTGCCGCTCCTGACAGCACCGGCTGGAACGTCGCGGACGTCTTCCCCGGCGGCGGCGGCAACTGGGGCGGTTCCTACCTGACCGTCCCGGCCGACGGCGAGAACGTGGACGCAGCGATCGAGTTCGCAGCCTGGCTCACGGCCCCCGAGCAGCAGCTCAAGGCCCTCGCCAACGCGGGCACCTTCCCCAGCCAGAACTCGGCGCTTGAGGACGAGACCGCGCTGAACGACGCGTTCGCTTCGGGTGACTCGCCCACGAAGGCGGAGTTCTTCAACACCGACTCGCTCGGCACGATCTTCTCCAACCGTGCCAACGCGATCACCGTGTCGCCCTTCAAGGGTTCGTCGTACTTCGACGTGAACGACATCATCCAGAACGCGCTGACCCGTACCGAGGACGGATCTCAGGACCCCACGACGTCCTGGGACCAGGCCCTCAGCGAGATCGCCGCGCTCGGCTAA